A DNA window from Planctomycetota bacterium contains the following coding sequences:
- a CDS encoding anthranilate synthase component I family protein, with translation MSTARRLDWNLRPLEVLRRWPAETPLAALLSGGDSPWSRVTVIGAPGRWNALRPVDGLKAGDAIEWLRAITRETVSAKPTGRTDDGPPMGPGWFAQFSYELGGVLEPTARDRTTSARARDASRAWPLIQVARCEHAFVFDHLQRQWWSIGGAIDRVALRDPEVAEHCECTSLEEESSDAEYAQAVRRTIELIHAGDLFQANIARRWHGELRGSPRAFAHRALQSSAARYGAWLETPAGMLASMSPELFLDLDERRRAVSRPIKGTRPSETGAAELARSGKDAAELHMIVDLMRNDLSRACRPGTVQVREARTLETHGTVVHGVAEIHGELRDTCDRADLLAGTFPPGSVTGAPKIRAMQVIDELERVSRGPYCGAIGYLSDSGAMKLSVAIRTAELREIEPRRFALSYAAGCGITSDSRPDEEVAESHAKVRVLEQAIRETALSGV, from the coding sequence CCGGCCGGTGGAATGCGCTGCGACCGGTCGATGGATTGAAGGCGGGCGATGCGATCGAATGGCTGCGCGCGATCACGCGCGAAACGGTCTCCGCCAAACCGACGGGCCGAACCGACGACGGACCACCGATGGGACCCGGCTGGTTCGCGCAATTTTCATACGAACTCGGCGGCGTGCTGGAGCCGACCGCGCGCGACCGGACGACTTCGGCTCGAGCCCGCGACGCTTCACGGGCATGGCCGCTGATCCAGGTGGCGCGCTGCGAGCACGCCTTCGTGTTCGACCATCTTCAACGGCAGTGGTGGTCCATCGGCGGCGCCATCGACAGGGTTGCGCTGCGCGACCCCGAAGTGGCGGAGCATTGCGAGTGCACCTCGCTCGAGGAGGAGTCCTCCGACGCCGAGTACGCCCAAGCCGTGCGGCGGACCATCGAGCTCATCCACGCCGGCGACCTCTTTCAGGCCAACATCGCCCGGCGCTGGCACGGCGAGCTGCGCGGCTCACCCCGGGCCTTCGCCCATCGCGCGCTGCAGAGCAGCGCCGCCCGCTACGGCGCCTGGTTGGAGACGCCCGCGGGAATGCTGGCGAGCATGAGCCCCGAACTCTTCCTGGATCTCGACGAGCGCCGCCGCGCGGTCTCGCGCCCCATCAAGGGAACGCGGCCCAGCGAAACGGGCGCCGCGGAGCTCGCCCGCAGCGGCAAGGACGCGGCGGAGCTGCACATGATCGTGGACCTGATGCGCAACGACCTCTCGCGGGCATGCCGACCGGGCACGGTGCAGGTCCGCGAGGCGCGGACGCTGGAGACCCACGGCACCGTGGTGCATGGCGTGGCGGAAATTCACGGGGAGCTGCGGGACACCTGCGACCGCGCCGATCTCCTGGCGGGAACTTTCCCGCCGGGATCCGTCACCGGCGCCCCCAAGATCCGCGCCATGCAGGTCATCGACGAACTGGAGCGTGTGTCGCGCGGCCCCTATTGCGGGGCGATCGGCTATCTCAGCGACTCGGGGGCGATGAAGTTGAGCGTGGCCATCCGCACCGCGGAACTGCGCGAGATCGAGCCGCGACGCTTCGCCCTGAGCTACGCCGCGGGCTGCGGCATCACCAGCGACTCGCGGCCCGACGAGGAGGTCGCCGAGTCGCACGCCAAGGTGCGCGTGCTGGAGCAGGCGATCCGCGAAACCGCCCTGTCCGGAGTGTGA